One Cucurbita pepo subsp. pepo cultivar mu-cu-16 chromosome LG11, ASM280686v2, whole genome shotgun sequence DNA window includes the following coding sequences:
- the LOC111805730 gene encoding endoplasmic reticulum-Golgi intermediate compartment protein 3-like encodes MDNIISKLRNLDAYPKINEDFYSRTLSGGVITLASSVVMLLLFISELRLYLHAVTETKLVVDTSRGETLRINFDVTFPALPCSLLSLDAMDISGEQHLDVKHDIIKKRLDSHGNAIEARPDGIGAPKLEKPLQKHGGRLEHNETYCGSCYGAESADDDCCNSCEDVREAYRKKGWAVSNPDLIDQCKREGFLQRIKDEDGEGCNIYGFLEVNKVAGNFHFAPGKSFQQSNVHVHDVLAFQKDSFNISHKINRLSFGEYFPGVVNPLDSVQWMQETPSATYQYFIKVVPTVYKDVSGNTIQSNQFSVTEHVRTAEVGRLQSLPAVFFFYDLSPIKVTFTEEHVSFLHFLTNVCAIVGGVFTVSGILDSFIYHGQKVIKKKMELGKFS; translated from the exons ATGGATAATATAATCAGCAAACTTCGAAACTTGGATGCTTACCCTAAAATTAATGAGGATTTCTACAGCCGAACGCTCTCCGGTGGCGTTATTACGCTTGCGTCTTCTGTTGTCATGCTCTTGCTATTCATTTCCGAGCTAC GGTTGTATCTCCATGCTGTGACAGAAACAAAGCTCGTAGTCGATACATCAAGAGGAGAAACCCTACGTATCAAT TTTGATGTTACCTTTCCTGCACTTCCTTGTTCTTTATTAAGTCTTGATGCAATGGACATCAGTGGAGAGCAACACTTAGACGTG AAGCATGACATAATCAAAAAAAGGTTGGACTCACATGGCAATGCTATTGAAGCTAGACCAGATGGGATTGGTGCTCCTAAG CTAGAGAAGCCCTTACAGAAACATGGTGGCAGGCTTGAGCATAATGAGACATATTGTGGTTCCTGCTACGGAGCTGAATCA GCAGATGATGATTGCTGCAATTCGTGTGAGGATGTTCGTGAGGCTTATCGAAAGAAAGGTTGGGCTGTGTCAAACCCAGATTTGATTGACCAG TGCAAAAGAGAAGGGTTTCTCCAAAGGATCAAGGATGAGGATGGTGAAGGATGCAATATATATGGATTTTTGGAGGTTAATAAGGTTGCCGGAAATTTTCACTTTGCACCTGGGAAAAGCTTTCAACAGTCGAATGTTCATGTACATGATGTGTTGGCATTCCAAAAGGACAGCTTCAAT ATAAGTCACAAGATTAATAGATTATCATTTGGAGAATATTTCCCTGGCGTGGTGAATCCTCTGGATAG CGTGCAATGGATGCAAGAAACACCAAGTGCAACATACCAATATTTTATCAAG GTTGTACCAACCGTTTACAAGGACGTTAGCGGGAATACCATCCAGTCAAATCAG TTCTCTGTCACAGAACATGTAAGGACTGCAGAAGTTGGACGGCTTCAGTCACTTCCTGcagttttcttcttctatgacCTTTCTCCCATCAAG GTCACATTCACCGAGGAGCACGTGTCATTCCTCCACTTCTTGACAAATGTATGCGCTATAGTTGGAG GCGTGTTCACGGTCTCAGGAATATTagattcattcat